One Punica granatum isolate Tunisia-2019 chromosome 3, ASM765513v2, whole genome shotgun sequence genomic window carries:
- the LOC116199725 gene encoding probable LRR receptor-like serine/threonine-protein kinase At5g10290 isoform X1 has protein sequence MEFYFAVLALACLQSFVLSDFQGEALASLMASLNATNDQLMGWNPNQVDPCTWSNVKCDPNNNVVSVTLSSMNFSGSLSPKIGLLRTLTTLTLRGNGITGAIPEEFGNLTSLTNLDLENNRLTGQIPASLGNLEKLKFLSLSQNNLIGSIPDSLSTLPSLVNLQLDSNNLGGQIPPALFQVFNYNFTGNKLNCGINLPYPCASESGSSSSSRKSKVGIIIGVVGGLVLLLLCGMLVFLYKGRQKGYRREAFVDVAGEVDGRIPFGQLKRFAWRELQIATDNFCEKSVLGQGGFGKVYKGVLADGTKIAVKRLTDFESPGGDAAFQCEVEMISVAVHKNLLRLIGFCTTPTERLLVYPFMQNLSVSYQLREIKPGEPVLDWPMRKKVALGAARGLEYLHEHCNPKIIHRDVKAANVLLDEDFEAVVGDFGLAKLVDVRRTNVTTQVRGTMGHIAPEYLSTGKSSERTDVFGYGITLLELVTGQRAIDFSRLEEEDDVLLLDHVKKLEREKKLDAIVDRNLNKNYNMQEVEMMIKVALLCTQASPEERPPMSEVVRMLEGEGLAERWEEWQHIEVTRRQEYERLQRRFDWGENSVYNQDAIELSGGR, from the exons ATGGAATTCTACTTCGCAGTTTTGGCTTTGGCTTGCTTGCAGTCATTTGTATTATCTGATTTTCAAG GAGAAGCACTTGCATCACTGATGGCTTCATTGAATGCAACAAACGATCAGCTCATGGGTTGGAATCCTAATCAAGTTGACCCTTGCACTTGGTCTAATGTTAAGTGTGACCCTAACAATAATGTCGTCTCAGT AACGCTGTCATCAATGAACTTCTCTGGGTCGTTATCCCCAAAAATTGGTCTGCTCAGGACCCTTACTACACT TACTTTGCGAGGGAATGGCATAACAGGTGCGATACCTGAAGAGTTTGGGAATTTGACGAGTTTGACTAATTTGGACCTTGAAAATAATCGGTTGACTGGTCAGATACCGGCTTCTCTCGGAAATCTTGAGAAACTTAAATTCTT GTCTCTGAGTCAAAATAATCTTATTGGAAGCATTCCAGATTCACTTTCAACTCTTCCCAGCTTGGTCAATTT GCAGCTGGACTCAAACAATCTTGGAGGGCAGATTCCCCCAGCCTTATTCCAAGTTTTCAATTACAA TTTTACTGGAAAcaagttgaattgtggaaTAAATTTACCCTATCCATGTGCATCTGAGAGTGGCAGCTCCA GTTCTTCTCGTAAGTCAAAGGTCGGAATTATTATTGGTGTTGTTGGTGGACTTGTTCTTCTCCTCCTTTGTGGCATGCTTGTTTTCCTATATAAGGGCAGACAGAAGGGCTACAGACGAGAAGCGTTTGTGGATGTAGCAG GTGAAGTGGATGGGAGAATTCCATTTGGTCAGTTGAAAAGATTTGCATGGAGGGAATTGCAAATAGCTACAGATAACTTCTGTGAGAAGAGTGTTCTGGGTCAGGGAGGTTTTGGGAAGGTCTacaagggggtgcttgctgaTGGCACTAAAATAGCCGTAAAACGGTTGACTGATTTTGAAAGTCCTGGTGGAGATGCAGCTTTCCAGTGTGAGGTTGAGATGATAAGTGTTGCAGTCCACAAGAATCTCTTGAGGCTGATTGGATTTTGCACCACTCCCACTGAACGGCTCCTTGTCTATCCCTTCATGCAGAATTTAAGTGTCTCCTATCAGCTCCGAG AGATCAAACCTGGGGAGCCTGTTTTAGACTGGCCTATGAGAAAAAAAGTTGCTTTGGGAGCAGCACGTGGCCTGGAATACCTACACGAGCACTGCAACCCTAAAATCATTCATCGGGATGTGAAAGCGGCGAATGTCCTGCTTGATGAAGATTTCGAGGCTGTAGTTGGGGACTTTGGGCTGGCGAAATTGGTTGATGTCAGGAGGACCAATGTAACAACTCAAGTTCGAGGGACGATGGGGCACATCGCGCCTGAGTATTTGTCCACCGGGAAGTCCTCAGAGAGGACGGATGTTTTTGGTTATGGGATCACGCTTCTGGAGCTTGTTACGGGTCAACGTGCAATTGATTTTTCACGCTTGGAAGAGGAGGATGATGTCTTATTGCTCGACCAT GTCAAGAAGCTTGAAAGGGAGAAGAAGCTTGATGCAATAGTGGACCGAAACCTGAACAAGAATTACAACATGCAAGAAGTAGAGATGATGATCAAAGTGGCTCTTCTCTGCACCCAGGCTTCGCCTGAGGAACGGCCCCCGATGTCTGAGGTCGTGAGGATGTTGGAAGGGGAGGGACTGGCGGAGCGGTGGGAGGAGTGGCAGCACATCGAAGTGACTCGGAGGCAGGAATACGAGCGGTTGCAGAGAAGGTTCGACTGGGGAGAAAATTCCGTGTACAATCAGGATGCGATCGAGTTGTCAGGTGGAAGATGA
- the LOC116199725 gene encoding probable LRR receptor-like serine/threonine-protein kinase At5g10290 isoform X2, translating into MASLNATNDQLMGWNPNQVDPCTWSNVKCDPNNNVVSVTLSSMNFSGSLSPKIGLLRTLTTLTLRGNGITGAIPEEFGNLTSLTNLDLENNRLTGQIPASLGNLEKLKFLSLSQNNLIGSIPDSLSTLPSLVNLQLDSNNLGGQIPPALFQVFNYNFTGNKLNCGINLPYPCASESGSSSSSRKSKVGIIIGVVGGLVLLLLCGMLVFLYKGRQKGYRREAFVDVAGEVDGRIPFGQLKRFAWRELQIATDNFCEKSVLGQGGFGKVYKGVLADGTKIAVKRLTDFESPGGDAAFQCEVEMISVAVHKNLLRLIGFCTTPTERLLVYPFMQNLSVSYQLREIKPGEPVLDWPMRKKVALGAARGLEYLHEHCNPKIIHRDVKAANVLLDEDFEAVVGDFGLAKLVDVRRTNVTTQVRGTMGHIAPEYLSTGKSSERTDVFGYGITLLELVTGQRAIDFSRLEEEDDVLLLDHVKKLEREKKLDAIVDRNLNKNYNMQEVEMMIKVALLCTQASPEERPPMSEVVRMLEGEGLAERWEEWQHIEVTRRQEYERLQRRFDWGENSVYNQDAIELSGGR; encoded by the exons ATGGCTTCATTGAATGCAACAAACGATCAGCTCATGGGTTGGAATCCTAATCAAGTTGACCCTTGCACTTGGTCTAATGTTAAGTGTGACCCTAACAATAATGTCGTCTCAGT AACGCTGTCATCAATGAACTTCTCTGGGTCGTTATCCCCAAAAATTGGTCTGCTCAGGACCCTTACTACACT TACTTTGCGAGGGAATGGCATAACAGGTGCGATACCTGAAGAGTTTGGGAATTTGACGAGTTTGACTAATTTGGACCTTGAAAATAATCGGTTGACTGGTCAGATACCGGCTTCTCTCGGAAATCTTGAGAAACTTAAATTCTT GTCTCTGAGTCAAAATAATCTTATTGGAAGCATTCCAGATTCACTTTCAACTCTTCCCAGCTTGGTCAATTT GCAGCTGGACTCAAACAATCTTGGAGGGCAGATTCCCCCAGCCTTATTCCAAGTTTTCAATTACAA TTTTACTGGAAAcaagttgaattgtggaaTAAATTTACCCTATCCATGTGCATCTGAGAGTGGCAGCTCCA GTTCTTCTCGTAAGTCAAAGGTCGGAATTATTATTGGTGTTGTTGGTGGACTTGTTCTTCTCCTCCTTTGTGGCATGCTTGTTTTCCTATATAAGGGCAGACAGAAGGGCTACAGACGAGAAGCGTTTGTGGATGTAGCAG GTGAAGTGGATGGGAGAATTCCATTTGGTCAGTTGAAAAGATTTGCATGGAGGGAATTGCAAATAGCTACAGATAACTTCTGTGAGAAGAGTGTTCTGGGTCAGGGAGGTTTTGGGAAGGTCTacaagggggtgcttgctgaTGGCACTAAAATAGCCGTAAAACGGTTGACTGATTTTGAAAGTCCTGGTGGAGATGCAGCTTTCCAGTGTGAGGTTGAGATGATAAGTGTTGCAGTCCACAAGAATCTCTTGAGGCTGATTGGATTTTGCACCACTCCCACTGAACGGCTCCTTGTCTATCCCTTCATGCAGAATTTAAGTGTCTCCTATCAGCTCCGAG AGATCAAACCTGGGGAGCCTGTTTTAGACTGGCCTATGAGAAAAAAAGTTGCTTTGGGAGCAGCACGTGGCCTGGAATACCTACACGAGCACTGCAACCCTAAAATCATTCATCGGGATGTGAAAGCGGCGAATGTCCTGCTTGATGAAGATTTCGAGGCTGTAGTTGGGGACTTTGGGCTGGCGAAATTGGTTGATGTCAGGAGGACCAATGTAACAACTCAAGTTCGAGGGACGATGGGGCACATCGCGCCTGAGTATTTGTCCACCGGGAAGTCCTCAGAGAGGACGGATGTTTTTGGTTATGGGATCACGCTTCTGGAGCTTGTTACGGGTCAACGTGCAATTGATTTTTCACGCTTGGAAGAGGAGGATGATGTCTTATTGCTCGACCAT GTCAAGAAGCTTGAAAGGGAGAAGAAGCTTGATGCAATAGTGGACCGAAACCTGAACAAGAATTACAACATGCAAGAAGTAGAGATGATGATCAAAGTGGCTCTTCTCTGCACCCAGGCTTCGCCTGAGGAACGGCCCCCGATGTCTGAGGTCGTGAGGATGTTGGAAGGGGAGGGACTGGCGGAGCGGTGGGAGGAGTGGCAGCACATCGAAGTGACTCGGAGGCAGGAATACGAGCGGTTGCAGAGAAGGTTCGACTGGGGAGAAAATTCCGTGTACAATCAGGATGCGATCGAGTTGTCAGGTGGAAGATGA